The DNA region TCCCGTATTTGCTCTGGTCGATGACCGGAACATTCTGTCTTGTGAGAATGAGAGCCACAGGTCCTTTCTGCCACTCAATGGCCACTTTCCAGGCCTCTCGGGTTTCGTTGGCATCGGCTGGACGGATGCACACCATGTTCGGCATGACCCGGAAACTCATGAGGTGCTCAACGGGCTGGTGCGTGGGACCGTCTTCACCGACTCCCACCGAGTCGTGGGTCCACACGTAGATAACCCTGCAGTGGGAAAGGGCGGCAATTCGAACCGCCGGACGCATGTAATCCGAGAAGACAAAAAAGGTCGCCCCAAAGGGAATGAGCCCACCGTGGATGGCAATCCCATTCAGAATGGCACCCATCGCATGTTCCCGCACCCCAAAGGCGATGTTCCGCCCCTCGTACCCAAGGGGTCCATCCACAAGTCCCTGAGTCCCCGGAGTACAAACGTGAGGTGCCTGGAAACTCCCCTTACCCTTGAGAACGGTATTCGTCGAGGGATCAAGATCGGCAGATCCCCCAATGAGAGAGGGAATCCGATCCGCCAGGATGTTCAAGATTTTCCCGCCTACAGAGCGAGTGGCTAAAGCTCCCGCATCCGGTGTAAAAACGGGAAGGTCCTTATCCCAACCTTCCGGGAGCTCACCCCGCATCATCATGGTAAGAGTCCTTGCCTCCTCGGGGTACTCCCGCGCATAGGCCTCAAAGAGCTCCTGCCACTCCTTTTCCTTTTTCTCTCCTTCTGCCACAACCTCCCGCATGTGGGCAAGGACCTCAGGAGGAACGTAGAATTCCTGCTCCAGGGGCCAACTGAAGAACTTCTTCGTCTCTACCACCTCTTCAGGCTTCAGAGGAGCACCGTGGACTTCAAAGGTATCCTGCTTCGGGCTTCCATAGCCAATATGGGTTGTAACCATGATGAGGGAGGGACGTTCAGTGTCCCTTTTCGCTTCCTTAATAGCCCGAGCAATTGCCTCAAGGTCGTTGCCGTCAGGAACCTCAAGAACCTGCCACCCACAGGCAGTAAAGTGGGCTTTAACATCCTCAGTGAAGCAGATTTTCGTCTCTCCTGAAAGACTCACGTGGTTGTTATCGTAGAGGTAGATAAGCTTCCCGAGTTTCAGGTGGCCAGCCAAAGAAGCAGCTTCCTGTGCCACCCCTTCCATGAGGTCACCATCGCTCACCAGAGCATAGGTGTAGTGGTCAATGATTGGGAACCCCGGGCGGTTGAATCGGGCCGCAAGATGGGCCTCCGCAATGGCTACACCCACACCGGTGGCAAAGCCCTGCCCCAAAGGACCAGTCGTCGTCTCTATGCCACAGGCAACGCAACGTTCTGGATGTCCAGGCGTGAGGCTCCCCCACTGGCGGAAATTCTTGAGTTCCTCAAGGCTCATCCTCTCATACCCGCAAAGGTAAAGGAGAGCATAAAGCATTGCCGACCCATGACCTGCAGAGAGGATGAATCGGTCCCGGTTGAACCACTGAGGGTTCTTAGGATTGTGCTTCATGATGCGCCGGAAAAGGACGTAGCCTATCGGGGCAGCCCCAAGCGGTAACCCTGGATGTCCAGATTTTGCTTTCTGAATCGCATCCAGGGCGAGCATACGAATGGTGTTAACTGCCAGTTGTTCCAAAGTTGCTCCCACGCGTTTTTCACTCCTTTCTCCGTTGTCGCCCTCTATTATACCAGTCAAAATCCAAACGCACTGCCTCCCATACCATTATACTTAAGGTGCTGTACGGCAGCTTACGTCGTCAGATATAATTGTCAAAAGGAGGAATAGAATGACCTCGGTAGAACGCCCAAGTGTTGCTCTGCATCATGAGAAGCCAGGTATAGCGCCTCCCAGCATTGGGGTGTGGTTACCGGAATTACCTCGGAGGTACATCGCACTCTCCCCTTCCTTCTCAGAACTCCTGGTTACTACCTCGACATGGTCAAGTATCTCCGCCCACGTGATGTTATGTTCCCAGAAGGACTGGGTGCTCTGTGGGTTTGTGGCCTGCGCCCAGATTGCCCGAACGGCCTGCTTCACCTCCCGAGCGGGGGAAGGATGGGAACTCAAGGCGGTTGTCGCAAGCGTTGTGGGGGGAACGTCCCTTCGGGGCGGCATCGGAAACATGGCGGGGATCTTCATCGGTGCCCTAACCATCTCGGTCATTGAGAATGGACTCGTCGTCATGCGCATTCCGTACTTCTGGACCTATGTGGTTTTTGGTCTCGTCATTCTCTTTTCGGTTCTCTCGAGCATGTACATTGAGAAAAGACAACGGGAAGCACACCGGTAAATGACTCGCCAGAGAGCTATAGCGTACCTTTTTGCTGCCGCTACGCTCTGGAGCCTTGGGGGGCTTTTGATAAAACTCGTCTCCTGGAGCCCTGTGGCGATTGCAGGAGCCCGCAGTGCCATCGCCTGTGGGTTCTTGCTCTGCTTTTTTCGACCGAGGCTACGCCTCTCTCCCTTAGATATCCTCGGAGGCATAGCCTACATGGCCACGGTGGTCCTCTTTGTGCTCGCTAACAAGCTCACCACGGCGTCCAATGCCATTCTCCTCCAGTACGGCGCTCCGGTCTACGTCGCCCTCCTCAGCCAGTGGCTCCTCAGGGAAACTCCCTCCCGCTTTGACTGGATTTCCGTGGGCATGGTCCTTGGGGGAATGGTGCTCTTTTTCCTTGACCGACTGACT from Candidatus Caldatribacterium sp. includes:
- the tkt gene encoding transketolase, with protein sequence MGATLEQLAVNTIRMLALDAIQKAKSGHPGLPLGAAPIGYVLFRRIMKHNPKNPQWFNRDRFILSAGHGSAMLYALLYLCGYERMSLEELKNFRQWGSLTPGHPERCVACGIETTTGPLGQGFATGVGVAIAEAHLAARFNRPGFPIIDHYTYALVSDGDLMEGVAQEAASLAGHLKLGKLIYLYDNNHVSLSGETKICFTEDVKAHFTACGWQVLEVPDGNDLEAIARAIKEAKRDTERPSLIMVTTHIGYGSPKQDTFEVHGAPLKPEEVVETKKFFSWPLEQEFYVPPEVLAHMREVVAEGEKKEKEWQELFEAYAREYPEEARTLTMMMRGELPEGWDKDLPVFTPDAGALATRSVGGKILNILADRIPSLIGGSADLDPSTNTVLKGKGSFQAPHVCTPGTQGLVDGPLGYEGRNIAFGVREHAMGAILNGIAIHGGLIPFGATFFVFSDYMRPAVRIAALSHCRVIYVWTHDSVGVGEDGPTHQPVEHLMSFRVMPNMVCIRPADANETREAWKVAIEWQKGPVALILTRQNVPVIDQSKYGKAEGLRKGAYILADNSGGDPELIIIASGSEVHVALEAYERLVAEGVRVRVVSMPSFELFEEQPESYREEVLPRRVRKRIAIEAGATLGWYKYVGDEGRVIGIDRFGASAPGKLVLERLGISVENLLAQARDLLAR